The region CAAGTATTCCCTGCCTTTGGCCGTCAACTGACGCTTACTCTGATCATCTTTCGAAAGCAAAGAAGTCCGCAGCAAAAACGGTTCAACAACTTGCGAAACAGTTCGTGCTGGTAGCCCCAACATCGATGAGATCACGTTCAAGCGGGCATTCCCGTCGCCCAGTATTTGGATGTACTTCTGCTCGGTCGGTCCAAGCCCCAAGTCACCGTGCAGTTGTTCCAGTTGGCAGGATCGTTTCAAGTGATGAGCGGTGATTGTGGTTTCGCCCTGACTGCGAGCGACACGACGGCAACTCTGGAGAAGTCTGAGTGCCAGACGTGGCGTTCCCCGTGATCGACTGGCGATCTTTGGCAATAATTCCTCGTGGATCTCCCAGCCAAGGAATCGAGTTCGTTGAAGTAGAACGGTCGTCAATTCTTCGTTGGAATAGAACTCGAACCGCAGAACCAAACGACAGCGATCACGAAGTGGTTGAAGCAATCCGTATTCATCAGTTGTGCTCAACAACAACGTGAAGTCAGCGAGTGGGATTGTCTGTGGTGCTTTGCCGTTTTTCGAATTGAGAACAATGCAACGCTTGTCCAAAGCCAGATACAAAGCTGTTTGGATAGAAATTGGAGTAAGATGCCCCTCATCGATATGGATAACGTCTTTGTCCTGAGCGCTGAGAAACAAAGCGTTCAAATCTGATGCGTGGCTGATCGTTTGCCCCAAGACTTCATGGAAACCGGTTGCCATCTCCTTTGCAATTACGGAAGCCAACTGGGATTTCCCAAGGCCCGGACTGCCTACGAGCATTGCATGATCGAAACGGCGATTGTCAATCTGGCAAGCGTCGAGAGCGACAGAAACTTGATCGATAACACTTCGCTGCCCGATCAAGTGCGACAGGGACGACGGTGCAACATCGTTGACTTCGTTGGCAGGTTGTCCATTCATGTTCATGCCTCTTAGGTTTCGTCTTCGCATTGAGATTGGATGTTCGTGTTGAAGCAAAGGGCCTCAATGTTCAACCACACAACAACCAACAAGCGGGTGTTAAATACAAAGAAGTGGGCAATTGGATCGTCGTGACCCAACTGCCCATTGCAATTTTTGTAACGGCCTCGTGCCTACGCCGTTGCCTCTACCGGCTCAGGGGTACGAACAAACGACAATAAGTAGTCGTTGACTTTACTGGCCTGCGAACATGCCCTGAAAATCGCACGATTATCGTCTTTTAGGTTTTTGAGCCAACTCTTCAAGTACGCCCCTGACTGATCGATTCGCTCGCTGTTGGGGATGCCTAACTCGGCAGCAAGATAGCAGGCCGAGATCTCAGCGATGAGTTCGCCCATGGCGTACCCTTCGCCCTTTCGATTCTAGTTCAGTCGATGTTCTGGCTCAGACCAATTGGCCATCTCGTGGAAGGCCGTTTCGTAATAATCAGGACTGGAGTGAAACGACTCTTTCGAAGGCAAGACGATGAAATCGCCAGCGGGATTGTAATACGCCTGATTCCCACAACGAATGTCGGCACCGGTTGCGGCGATCAGTTCATCACCGGCCTCGAAGTTTTCAAACAACTTCGTCGGTTCTGGTTCTGACGGTCGGAGATGATCGAAGGGACCATCCACTTGGTCGAGATTGAAGACGCAAAAAGATTTGAGTATCCAAAACTTGTCTTCCTCTTCGCTCCCATCAGCGGCACGTTTCTTTTTTGTGACGGTGGCGGCGTAGCAAATCGTCGTGCCCCACTTGCCCGGCTTTACATTGTCAGGCCGACGTTTGACATGCCCATCGGTTTCCTTCCATTGCCGAAATGTGGCCCAAACTGAAGAAGTGAATCCGTGGCGTTGTGATGCCAGTTCCAAGATCAGGGGATTCACGCCGCTATACGGCTTGCCTGAAACCAAGTTGCGATGTGGACCAGCGTTGGTTGTCCGCCACGGTTTTCGCCAAGGTGGCAATGCCCCTGACTCAAGAGCTTGAATGATCTGATTTGTGGTCTCAGTTCGAAGTTGTTCGCTTTTGCTCGCCATCGTCGTTCTCCTGTGAGTGAGTTAACGACTGACAAGCGGGTGTTATAACGCTGGTGAACGTATCACGGATTCGTTCTTCTTCTGCTTCGACTTAAGTAACTACTCCATCTCAGTATTGCCGGTGCTTGAACCGGTCTACCCAGTCCTCCATTGTATCCAGCGTTGTCATCGTATCAGGGAAGATGTCGCTGAATCTTTTCATTGCTTGGGCTGCCAATTCTTCCCACGTTGCTCGAAATTCTTCGACGCTCAACAGCTTCGTAAAAGTGAACTGGTTTGCTCGGCATTCTGGGGTCATGTCACGGTTGATATTGCCGTCCGTTGTTACCAAATGTCGCCCGTTAATTGATGTTGCCCGTACTTGGACTGAAACTCGCTCGCCAACACCGTACTCACCGACGAATCGCTCTGCGAATGCGAAGAACTCGGCAATGGTGAGCAGCGAGGGTTTTACATCGAGCCACTTTCCGGGGGGCAAGATTGGTTCACTTCGCTGCCCAGACAGGTCTCGCCAAGGACATTCAAATTCTCGTTCGTTCTCGTAGTACGGTCGAAGTAGTATGAATTGACCAGAGGTTGTTAACCCCCACGTTTCCCGGTAGGTGTCGTTACATAGGCCCCAGTCTCTCATGTGTGTGCCGGTTCGGCTCGGCGGGAAGTCTGACCGCAAGCGGACTTGGTTCCTTCGAATTCTCTCTTCGAGTTCTTGTGCGTCGTCGTCAAACAACTGCTGATTGAAATTGCTTGGCCGAATGCTCAGCACCCAAACGCCTTTCTCCGTGGCTTTAATGTACGCTTCACCGAGATCCGCTGTGACGGTTGAAAGCTCTTCTTCGAACTGCTCATCAGATGACTTGCTCGCTATCAACGGGTTGCCAGAGAGCATCGAATTGAACATAGCCAGCATCTCCTGGCCACGTTTTGCTGTTGCCAATCCAATTACAGTTCGAAGCTCTTCAATTGTTCCCAATGGAGCCGATTCTGCGTTGGCGGTGCGAACATAGATGGTCTTCTCCCGCAGCAGCAGCTTCTTGGCATTAGCTGGGTCTTGGAAAGTCTTTGTGCAAAGGTGTGGAACATCTGAAAACTCATCAATTGTGATGATGACAAACTTCTTATTCGTATGACGATGCGTGTGGCAGACGAGCCCGATGGGCGGCGAGAATCGGTTGTTGACCCATGTTGCGACTTTGGTTGTCTCGAAGGATGCTGACTGTTGATCCGACACCCCATCGAGAGCGAACGAACCATCGTCACTCTCAGACTTCCCGATGACAATTACGCCCCCATCTTTAGAATTCGCAAATGCAGCGATGTCTTTAGCGAGTCCTGCTGATTCAACCCCGCCGTCCCAGCCCATTGGTCCCTTGGCATCAATCTTGTCACTTTCTCCCGTTTCCAAGATGTAGCGGTCGAGTTCGGGATTCATTGCTTCATCTGCCATTGTTCGCTCCGATTTTGGAACATGCTTCCAACATTGACTGAAGTGGCTTTGGATCGGCGAGGCGGTGATCGTTTCCGACTTCAATGATCGTCTCCGGTGGGAGTCCGCTGTTGGCGACAAGTTCTTCCGAATCAGCGAACGGGATCACATCATCTTGGCGTGAATGGAGAATGATCGTGTTCTTTTTCACTGTCGTTGCTTTGCCCCAATTCTTCCACGCAGGGCACAGCAAGACCAATGGTGTCTCGACGCTGTTCATATTGACTGCGACTGCACCGCCACGGGAAGAGCCGACAATCACATCGGGCTGATGCTCATCGTATTCTGTTTGGGCCGTGCGAACGGCGAGATCAAAATCGTCGTCATCGAGCGCTGGGTTGATAACTTCGTGTCCAGCGTTCTTCAGGTAGGTTGGCTTGACCCCGCCGACAACGCTGTGCCAACCGTGGAGAAAGAGGAGCTTCATTGCTACATGTAGAACTTGTACTTCGCCTTCGGTGTTTCGTTCTCTGGAATCTCACGCAGGATATCTCCAACCAAGCGGGAAAAACGCAAAGTGATTGGCATCAGCCCAAACATGTTGGCTGAGTTCCAGTTCATCTTCGTCAAGGCCAAGACTTCCCGAAGCAGTTCTGTTCTCGCCGTATCTCCAACATGGTCTGCAATTTGAATTGGGGATGGGACGTGGCCATGAGGATAACCCTTTCCCTTCATGTACCCGCTTGTGTAGCAATACGACAGGTCGCCGACGTGAAACACGGTGCCACGCATGGGAGGATATTGGCCTGTCCGCAGCAGCCTCGATTCACTTGTAGGGCACAATGAAACAAGATCAAACCGACTGACTTGCTTGAGTGCGTCTTGGAATCCTCGTTGTTCTTCCGGCTCGAATCGAGATGTTTTGTGAATGACAACTCGTTGCGGAAGACGCTGTTCATTCTCAAGCTTGTATTGATCCAAAACCATTTCGATCAAGTCCTTAGCTTGATCTTCTGGTAGGTGAGGAGACTTGCCGTATTTCTTCTCGTCCCACTTGAACTTGTGACCTCGCAATACAAGTCCTTGGCCGTTCTCATCGAATGCCTGCACGACGCTTGTTCGCAAAGACGAGGAATCACCTAATGGTCGAAAGAAGCTGATTCCAATGTAACAAGTGCCCGGTGTCAGTTCGCTCGGCCCCCATGGCAAGCCTTCCACCTTGAAATACATCCCGGTAAACAAATTCCACGCTATCTGCGCCGGATGGACGGTTGTTTCGTCCGTGCCAAAAGTGTCGATTGTCTTTTCGAGGATGATTTGTGTCGGTACGCCAAACGACATTGCAACTGCTTTGATCGAACGCCGAAGATTTCGGTAGATCTTTCCCACACCCTTCTCAGAAAACTCCACGCTTCTGCATTTCCTAAAAAGCTCATCTGGAAGTGCAATCACAACATAGTCGGTTGGACGATCTCTCTCCGATGCAAGGTAGAGTTTTTGCTTGAGGACACTGAGCAACGTGTCAAACTTCTCTCGTTTCAGGCGTGGTGACAATATTTGATCGTATTCGTGCTGACGGATGACCTCAGACGCATCGAGGTCAAGGTTGCATCGGAATCCCATTTCCGAGGTGCAACCCGGAAATGGATGATAGTCTTCGTTACCATCGATTCCTTTGCAGCATGTCTCGTAGAACCTCTGAGCCTTTGCAACCGTTTCACTTGTACCGATGAAACCGACGTGAATCTCCGACTTATGCCGTGATGTTCCGAGAGATCGAGGGCCAAACAGCGGTATTCCCACTTTGGGATCGTACTCTATCTGGCCGTCGCCAAAACGAAGTCCCGGTTCTGCAATCCACTCAGTTTCGGTTTTAGGGTGCGAAAGTGTTAGTGGGAGAAGCTTAGTTGGTCGCTGAGTCGTCGATGTCATCGAACCCTCCTCCGTCGAATTCGTCATCGTCCCAGTCGAAATCATCTTCGCCAGAGTCGAATTTGCTCAGGTGCGTAAGTGTGAATAGATCCTCCTCGTAGCTCACGTTCTTGAATTCCTTCGTGTCACCGGGAATACCCGGCCAAGTAACATCAAACGAAATGAACTCTGTCGAGATCACGGCTGCCTGACTTCCAAAGTCCAACGCAAAACGAGGCGATCCGTTTGATAGAAAGTCTCGCCAAAAATTTACTTCGCTCAGGTATTTGTCATTAAACATATTCGCCTTAAGGCGAGTCACCTTCCGGCCAATCTTCTCCGCTGGGAGCGGAATGGTTCCATCAATCGTCAGGTGGCGTTCTGGCCGAATGCTAAGACACCATTGGTCATTTGCCATTCGATGAAAACGTAGTCCTGCTGCGAGATGCCACCAAAAACCTTTTCCTTCGCCCGTCTTTCGGTACTTCTCCTCCCAAGCAACTCCTCGATTTTCAGTTGACTTGTTCAATGGTCGATAGTCGACAGAGCGTTCCACGCCTGCTTTCAAAACCGGGAAAAAGAAGCGTTTGTGAGTCGGGTCATATTGTAGGCCGAGCCTTGCCGTGTACTTATACAGAGCACGGTTCAATAGCGTGATGAATCGTCTGTTCCCTTCAGCGGTAGACCAGAACCTCTTCGATTGAAACTTCTTTGTTTGTTCCGGTTCCACCACGCAGGAAAAAGGGCCTTTGGGATCTCGGAGATCTGTGAACGAAAACAGCGTGCGTTCTCGGATTAGGAACCGAATTATCTCCTCGGACTCCTTCGGATAGTCGATCAGGGACTTTACCTTCTTGTCCTGACGATCTCCAAAATCGCATGGAGCGGCAAACACAGCCATTGGTAAGTGTGTGACCGGAAGCAACGAGCTATAGATAGTTTCGTCAACCATCACGGGTGCTTCCGTGTGTGGCGAAATGGGAGTTAGTCCAGCGACTTTTGCTTCGTGTTCCTGCTTAATGCGTTGCAGGACTGGGACACTGTATGTCCTCGGCTGTTTGTCAACTTTGTCGTGACAGTTCTGGCACAGCAGGAGGATATTGCCATGCTTGTCTCGGTCCTCCTCGGACATCTCGACATCGCCTCTCGGTCCTTGACGGCTCTGGCCGACGATGTGTGCCCGCTCGCCGATGAAGGCGGCTTCGTCTGCTTCATTGCCCGGTTCCACTAGCTGTTTGTCGCATCCCGGCATTGCACAAACGCCACCAGAGCGAGCAAGCACAATTTTCCATTCTTTATCGGGAATCGCCTTCCGTGCCATTGAACTACTCCGTCAGAATGAGGCTAGATTGAGTTTTTGATTACACTGAATGGCGTTCATCGGGCACCCGCCTTTGTCAAGAGCTTGCTCATGGCTCGGTCATCCAAGGAGGCAAATTGTCGAAAAGCTTCTGGGTTTTCCCTGATCCTTTTTCTGAGACCTTCTGGAACTTTATCTGCCAGCAGAAGCAATTCGTCCTCGTCAGCCTCCAGTTCATCCGCAAGCTTTCGAATGAATTTTGCACTTGGGTAATCGCCAAAGTGCAGTCGTTCGTTCTCGACCTTCGAGATGTAGGACACACTCACATCGAGTCGATCTGCTAGTTCCTTTTGCGTCCACTCTCGCTTCTCACGAAGCTGCTTTACACGAAAACCAAACTGCATCTTCCGCTCCTGCCGGACTTGGCTTGCACACGCCCCCGATTGATGGGTCACACCCTAGATCGTATGCTGGTGATACTTTTTGGTCAATTAGCGGATTGAGCCGCAACGACCTGTCGCTGTCGAAATGAGGAACATCCAGCGTGAGTGATGGTGTCGAACAATATGTACGTACTTTGGACTCACGACTTGCCGATGCTCTGAGAGTAGCCTCAGTACCGAGTGACGAGCCATCTCCGCTGTCATCCCGCACTCTCGACGCCGCAGGATCACACGAAACCGCTGAATCGTTTCTGAGCGAACATGAAGACCGCTGTATCGTGGGGGATGCCGGTATTGGAAAGTCTGTGTTGCTTCAGTCTTACGCTGGCAGACTGATTAGGGAACTTCCGACTCTCAGACGGGTTCCTTTCTACATCCAAGGGCGTCGGCTTACTGAATTACTCAGCAGAGAACCACGCAGCCTACGGCGATTTCTGTGGGAGACCGCTGGCCGTCAGCTTGACCAAGTAGAAATTGACAAGCTTCTTCACGAATCAAATGCAACACTGTTTTTGGATGGGTTGGACGAGGCTGCCCCCGGACGTTCCGAGGAGTTGAGGAATCTGCTTCAAACTTGGCGACTTGAGTGGCCCGAGATTAGATGGATATATGCGACTCGTCCATCGGCGGCAAATCTGTTACCTAGCGAGGTCGCAGTCGCCAACCTAATGCACTTCGATGATGAAGCAATCCGTTCATACCTTGTACAGCGGTTCCCTCAAGAGATTGCGGGAAGAGCTTGGATAGCAATTTCTAGCCACGCCGATTTAAGAGCTTTTGCGAGCAATCCGATCCTTCTCAACATGATCGGGCACATCTTCGATCAGCAAGGTCACCTGCCAACGACATGGGCTGACATCTGTGCCACCAGCGTCGATATTTTGTTGCGACAATGGGACAAGCAGCGGGGCGTTGAGTTCGCCTCGTCGCAGCGGGAAGTTCGTGTGTTGCTGTCTGACCTTGCCCTGTGGATGACGACGAATGAGCAAAACAGTTGTCGTCTTCAGGATTGGAGCAAGAGCGTTATTGCATCAGGAAGCTATGAAGACCTTCGACCATTCCTAGAACTTGCGGAACGCTCTGGTGTAGTCACGCATAGCAGCACTGATTCGGTACAGTTCGTTCATGCGAGCATCCAAGAGTATCTCGCCGCTATAGCGCTGACGGACCGCCCGATTCATCAAGCGGCTGGCATTGCATCGGAGTTTCATTTGGTTGAGACGCTGGCTGCTGTTACACCTAACGCCGACGAATTGGTGACTGAGTTTGTCAACGACGGGAAGTTTACTGAGGCAATCTCCGTCGCTACCAAATCTCAAAATGGCGAAACAAAGCATCGACTCTTGCAGGAGATCGCAGAGAGAATGGGGCTGGCGGGAACGATACCGCCAATGATCACAGGATCCAGTTTCGGTGACGGGGTGCCTTGGAATCGGCTCAAGGAACTGTGGAAAAAATGTGACACTGCCGAATCGAAACACGAAAAGGGACTTGCGCTTGAGGACTTCTCTGAGACCTTTTTCGGATTGGTGTTCCAAGTCGTCGAGAAACGGCTCGCAACTGACGCTGGTGAAGTCGATTTATTGTGCGAGCACAAGCAGTTAGACGCATTTTGGATTCGTTGGCAGTCCGATGTCTTTGTGGAATGCAAGAATCAGATTGACCGAAGCCCTGTGTCGGACGTCAATACCTTTCTTGGGAAGTGCGCCACCTGTCGTTCAAAACTCTCTTTCTTCGTTAGCCGAAGTGGCTTTACGTCAGTGGCGACAACGGCCCTTGGCAGGTCTTGGGGCAACCGTGACTTACCTGATACGGTCTGGATCGGTGGCAACGACATCGAGCGGTTGCTCGACGAGCAGTCTGACCCAGAGGACTTCCTAAAAATCATGTGCCGACGATCAAACTACGGACGAGGGTGAACATGTCACAATTAAGAATCCAAACATGCTAAGCAAGATTGCAAAACTACTGCTCGTCGCAAGCTCGCTCGCTCCCGTACTGGCAGCTTTCGCTGTTCGAGAGATCGCAAGCGGAAAACCGGTCGATTCAACATGGCCGCTGCTGCTGGTCACCGTGGCGTTGCCCGTAATCTGCTTTCTCGTGATCCATTACGCAAAAAACAATCTTGAGCGACAGTCGCTTCATGTCAAGAAGATCAAAAGCACGGACAAAGAAGTGCTTGCCTACTTAATTGCTTACCTGCTGCCCTTGTTGGCAACGGATGTTGTTGACTTCCGTGATAACACGCTAACGACGGTATTCATCTTTGGGATGATCTTTCTCGCCATCTATCACAGCAACGCATTCCACTTCAATCCGCTTCTTGGATTCGTAGGTTTCCACTTCTACGAGGTTGTTTGCGACGACGACATGACGTACCTGCTGGTGACGAATCGAATTATCCGAAAGCAGTCCGGTGAAAGTACCGTCGTTCAACTTTCCGATTACATTTTCTTCGAGCTTGGGCACGAATAATGGCAATGCACTTCTTTGTCGTCGTCGGTCATACCGTGAAACGTATGCGTGTAGACAACACTACGCAGAATACTCTCATAGAGATGTTCTCGGAGCAGTACGACCAGCTTCTCGAAAACAGAACACGGGTTGCCTTTGACGGAAGCTACAACATTGACGAGACAGAAGTTTATGAGCTTTCCAAATTCGACATCGACGCATCGATGATCGATGCGGTTAAACAGCCTCAGAGTCCCGACGACTTCAACCTCAAGACGGACGAGCATATCAAAGCGATCTTCGCTGGCGACTATGACCGCAAGGCCAATATGCCGACGATCTACTTTCAAAGCTTCAATAAAGGCCGTTTACTGAAGAAGGGGTTCACGTTGCTTGGCGACGGCAACACGCTCAAAGAAAACAAGAAGGCGGGGATCACGCTCGACACTAAGCTGGCGGGCGCAGTCGTGGACGGAAAGCTCCTGTTCCGCAATTACCGAACCATGAACAGCATTGTTGACATCAGCAAGTTTTACAACGAAGCAACAAACGAGCAAATTGACCAAGTGTTGGAGCATGACCGCTTACTTGTCGAAGACGCCGACGCTGTTCGGGGCCACGTCAATTCATGGATGAGACGAAGATTCACTGCAATTTTGCAATCAGGCGTTCTCGACACAGTGACACCAAGAAAAATCTCAGGAAGAGCGAAAAAGTATGGGCTGGAAGTGAACACCAAGAAAGTGGACGACAAAGACGCAATAGTTTTTCCGACCGATAAAAAGCAAATCAAGAGTTTGCTTACATTCCTGAATGAAGGCTACTTTGAAGGCGAGTTGACCGGCACTCTGTTCCAAACGAACTCACAACGTAAGGTCTAGTTTGCGAATGTCGCTTGTGACGTATTTATCATTGGAGCAAACAAAGCATGGCCGACCACTCTGAGACATCCAAAGCGTTCGAGAGATGGGTTCACGGACTACTCGATCTAGCAGGGATCTCCGTGCAATCCGAAGTTCAGGTCGGGCACAAGAAAGTTGATTTACTGTGCAAAGAACAACGCATTGGTGACACACTCACGTTTGCTGTTGAATGCAAAGACTATTCGGCCAACCTTTCCAAGGCCGACGTGATTCAGATCGTCGCCGACTACCAGCCATTGCTCGACACGGACCAAATTCGGGAAGTGTTGATCGTAACACGTATTGGGCTTTCGCCCAACGCCGAGGCCATGGTTGGGTCATCACGAACACTACGCCATGTCACCGCCTCTGCCCTTCAAAACCAAATCGTGGATTTTCGAGCATATTTGCAAGGAGCTAAAGCAGCGTTTTCTGAGCGAGGGCTATCCTCATACTTCACCCATATGTTTCACAAAGTTGACCGACCTGAATATCGTTGGACATATCAGAACTTTCTGTACTACGCTAACGAGATCGGCCCGCCCGGAACGCTTGAGGCGGAAATACTTGACTGGATTGGCGGTAACTCTCTGAAGTTTGAGGACCAATCACCCATTGCAATTATCGCATCGTATGGGATGGGTAAGACAACCTTTGCAAAGAGGATTGCTTTCATCTTAAGTGAGCGTGCAGTAGCGGACAGCAACTTTCGAACGCCGATCTTGTTGCGGCTTGGAGACATATCGAATGAACAATCGCTAGAGGGGTTGCTTGGGAAGGCGTTTACTGCACACGCCGCTGTGCCCAATTACTCGTTTCACCGATTCATGGAACTGAACCGCATGGGGCGATTTGTGGTAATCCTTGATGGCTTCGACGAGATGAAACACACGCTTTCATGGGACTCGTTTTGCTACAACTTTAAGCAGCTAAACCGACTCGTGGACGGCGATAGCAAGGTCTTGCTCCTTGGCAGGCCGACTGCTTTTCTTGATGAAGCGGAGTTCAGTCATGCGTTGAAAGGTATCAGGACAGTAAAAGGTCAGAATGTACGAGACCCCGAATGGCCGTCATACAAAATTGTTGAGTTGCTCCCGTTTTCCCCAGATCAGATACGAGCCTTTCTACATCGTTTTTTCGAATACAAGAAGTCAACATTCGATTCGAAGAGCGACCAATGGAAATTCACTAGGGCCAGCGACAAAGTGGGAACACTAACGGATAAGCGACTACTTGACATAGCGAAGCGACCTGTCCAATTACAAATGCTCGCAGAGGTTCTGCCAGAGTGGAAAGGTGCCACTGATTCACTTACCGTGTGCCTCCTTTATTCCATTTTCATTGACATGATTCTCGAACGTGAGCAAGACAAAGAAGCTAGGAGATACTACTCGCTTGCGGAACGCCGCAAGTTCATGGCGGAACTTGCATTCTGGCTTTGGACTCAGAAGCGTGAGATGGGATTTCAGTCTGGTGAAGTGCCCCAAGAGATCCTAGATACCTATTTGAAATCTGGCGACGATGTGGAGTCTGTCCGCCGAGACCTCCTGACCGCATGTATTCTTGAAAGAAAACGGGAAGGCACTTTCTTCTTTCCGCACCGCTCCTTGCAAGAGTATCTCGTTGCAGAGTCGATAGTCGAAAGTCTTAGCAGTTCAGGCACTCACAAAGCAGATGAGTTAAGCAAATTCAACGAGGTGATGACGTCAGAGGTTGGCGACTTCATTCAAGGGATGATCGGCATTGCAGATTTGGCGAAATGGCATAGACATATCGCATCATACCGAGGTCAACTTAGTACATCATTTGCGAAGGTCTGGTCAGGAGGCGATGACAATAGTTCGTTTGTGTCCAAACAGTGCGAAGATTCGGATGTTCCGTGGTATCCGCTCTTCGCCACGTTGGGGTGCATAGCTTCTGATTGGTCACTGCATAAAGATCTGGGAGAAATTGGTGTTCAAAAAATCCAAGACACGGAAGATAACAGCTATGCGTTACTTTGGCTTTTTTGCCTCTATTTGCTGTCGAACGCAAAAGAAAAGCACGGCATGTTTTCTGATGGGTTGAAGCACTACGCTAGGCGAGATTTGCCTCATGAGGATAGGACTAAGCTGAGTTCAAAGCTTGCCTTTGAAAAGAAACGCAATGGTTTGAACGTCACTGGTTTGCCACCATTCTTCTGCCGGAACCTGCGTGATTATTGCATGATCAAAGAGTGGGTTGCGGGCGAGACTCTTCAGCCACACCATGTGAATCTAGCTCCACGAGTTATTCTAAGTGCCAATGACTGGACTGAAACTTACTCGCTGCTTGCGATTGACGAAGATTAGAGAATGGAAATCCAGCGGCCCGAACTGAATTCGTGTGCTTCCCAAAAGCGTCACCAGTTTTAAGCAGGTAGCTTCTCATGTGTTCGTTTTGACCAAACTTGGCGACGTTCCCCTCGGTGATGAGGCGGCGAGCTTTGGCCTTCCACACGGAAGCACAAGAACTCAAAGATCTCGCCGTCTGAGCATCGTTGTCATAGTGTTTGAAGATCAAGCATGTCCCTGCCTTCGAGGTTGGAGGTTCCGTCAGGACATGATTTTAACGCAATAGGTTCATGTGGAAATTAGTTGGATGGAGTCTTG is a window of Stieleria sp. JC731 DNA encoding:
- a CDS encoding Holliday junction DNA helicase RuvB C-terminal domain-containing protein, with product MNGQPANEVNDVAPSSLSHLIGQRSVIDQVSVALDACQIDNRRFDHAMLVGSPGLGKSQLASVIAKEMATGFHEVLGQTISHASDLNALFLSAQDKDVIHIDEGHLTPISIQTALYLALDKRCIVLNSKNGKAPQTIPLADFTLLLSTTDEYGLLQPLRDRCRLVLRFEFYSNEELTTVLLQRTRFLGWEIHEELLPKIASRSRGTPRLALRLLQSCRRVARSQGETTITAHHLKRSCQLEQLHGDLGLGPTEQKYIQILGDGNARLNVISSMLGLPARTVSQVVEPFLLRTSLLSKDDQSKRQLTAKGREYLTSCRSIQD
- a CDS encoding helix-turn-helix domain-containing protein, encoding MADEAMNPELDRYILETGESDKIDAKGPMGWDGGVESAGLAKDIAAFANSKDGGVIVIGKSESDDGSFALDGVSDQQSASFETTKVATWVNNRFSPPIGLVCHTHRHTNKKFVIITIDEFSDVPHLCTKTFQDPANAKKLLLREKTIYVRTANAESAPLGTIEELRTVIGLATAKRGQEMLAMFNSMLSGNPLIASKSSDEQFEEELSTVTADLGEAYIKATEKGVWVLSIRPSNFNQQLFDDDAQELEERIRRNQVRLRSDFPPSRTGTHMRDWGLCNDTYRETWGLTTSGQFILLRPYYENEREFECPWRDLSGQRSEPILPPGKWLDVKPSLLTIAEFFAFAERFVGEYGVGERVSVQVRATSINGRHLVTTDGNINRDMTPECRANQFTFTKLLSVEEFRATWEELAAQAMKRFSDIFPDTMTTLDTMEDWVDRFKHRQY
- a CDS encoding argonaute/piwi family protein, producing MTNSTEEGSMTSTTQRPTKLLPLTLSHPKTETEWIAEPGLRFGDGQIEYDPKVGIPLFGPRSLGTSRHKSEIHVGFIGTSETVAKAQRFYETCCKGIDGNEDYHPFPGCTSEMGFRCNLDLDASEVIRQHEYDQILSPRLKREKFDTLLSVLKQKLYLASERDRPTDYVVIALPDELFRKCRSVEFSEKGVGKIYRNLRRSIKAVAMSFGVPTQIILEKTIDTFGTDETTVHPAQIAWNLFTGMYFKVEGLPWGPSELTPGTCYIGISFFRPLGDSSSLRTSVVQAFDENGQGLVLRGHKFKWDEKKYGKSPHLPEDQAKDLIEMVLDQYKLENEQRLPQRVVIHKTSRFEPEEQRGFQDALKQVSRFDLVSLCPTSESRLLRTGQYPPMRGTVFHVGDLSYCYTSGYMKGKGYPHGHVPSPIQIADHVGDTARTELLREVLALTKMNWNSANMFGLMPITLRFSRLVGDILREIPENETPKAKYKFYM
- a CDS encoding helix-turn-helix domain-containing protein, with the protein product MTHQSGACASQVRQERKMQFGFRVKQLREKREWTQKELADRLDVSVSYISKVENERLHFGDYPSAKFIRKLADELEADEDELLLLADKVPEGLRKRIRENPEAFRQFASLDDRAMSKLLTKAGAR
- a CDS encoding NACHT domain-containing protein, giving the protein MIGHIFDQQGHLPTTWADICATSVDILLRQWDKQRGVEFASSQREVRVLLSDLALWMTTNEQNSCRLQDWSKSVIASGSYEDLRPFLELAERSGVVTHSSTDSVQFVHASIQEYLAAIALTDRPIHQAAGIASEFHLVETLAAVTPNADELVTEFVNDGKFTEAISVATKSQNGETKHRLLQEIAERMGLAGTIPPMITGSSFGDGVPWNRLKELWKKCDTAESKHEKGLALEDFSETFFGLVFQVVEKRLATDAGEVDLLCEHKQLDAFWIRWQSDVFVECKNQIDRSPVSDVNTFLGKCATCRSKLSFFVSRSGFTSVATTALGRSWGNRDLPDTVWIGGNDIERLLDEQSDPEDFLKIMCRRSNYGRG
- a CDS encoding Kiwa anti-phage protein KwaB-like domain-containing protein, with amino-acid sequence MHFFVVVGHTVKRMRVDNTTQNTLIEMFSEQYDQLLENRTRVAFDGSYNIDETEVYELSKFDIDASMIDAVKQPQSPDDFNLKTDEHIKAIFAGDYDRKANMPTIYFQSFNKGRLLKKGFTLLGDGNTLKENKKAGITLDTKLAGAVVDGKLLFRNYRTMNSIVDISKFYNEATNEQIDQVLEHDRLLVEDADAVRGHVNSWMRRRFTAILQSGVLDTVTPRKISGRAKKYGLEVNTKKVDDKDAIVFPTDKKQIKSLLTFLNEGYFEGELTGTLFQTNSQRKV